The Medicago truncatula cultivar Jemalong A17 chromosome 4, MtrunA17r5.0-ANR, whole genome shotgun sequence genome includes a region encoding these proteins:
- the LOC25491483 gene encoding uncharacterized protein, producing the protein MARDEEADASRLCKVHVSGTISEEEYDRLLAEAISEGSTVGHSLTFHTWKKVVGDKKKGKLYGLGNLAANYRAGSVASTLTFTLNHGEGSSRQPELTPEMRELIHRLAQEQFAQQMATQAAVVQDLLNRQRSYEEQLAQFRQAQAQDPSLVLSPNIEPYPVDRDEEEDGVDDDDD; encoded by the exons ATGGCTCGTGATGAAGAAGCAGACGCATCTAGACTATGTAAAGTACACGTTAGTGGAACTATTTCTGAG GAGGAGTATGACCGGCTACTTGCTGAGGCTATTTCTGAAGGGTCAACTGTTGGTCACTCTTTGACCTTCCACACTTGGAAAAAAGTTGTTGGCGACAAGAAGAAAGGAAAGCTCTATGGTCTTGGTAACTTGGCCGCTAACTATCGGGCGGGTAGTGTTGCATCAACACTCACATTTACGCTCAATCATGGTGAAGGATCCTCCCGGCAGCCTGAGCTAACGCCAGAGATGCGGGAGCTTATTCATAGATTGGCACAAGAGCAATTCGCGCAGCAGATGGCGACTCAAGCGGCTGTTGTGCAAGATTTGCTCAACCGCCAAAGATCTTATGAGGAGCAGCTCGCTCAATTTAGGCAAGCACAGGCTCAAGATCCCTCGCTGGTTTTAAGTCCCAATATTGAGCCTTATCCGGTCGATAGAGATGAGGAGGAGGATGgtgtggatgatgatgatgattga